Part of the Ruegeria sp. AD91A genome, CAGACCATCATCGACGGACATCTGCGCCATTTCGATCAGCATATGCCCATAGAAGCGGCGGGCGTCCTGTTCCGTACCTTCCCGCCGTCTCAGCCGTTGGTAAAGCGCATCCGCGTCGCCCAGCCACTCGGTCTGCACGCGTTCAATACCGTGGTCGGTGGCCGTACAACCCAGTTGAATGAAATGAGCTCGTCGCATTCGCAGCGCGTTGAGGTAGCCATCATAGCTGCCCAGATCGCAGCCTGTCAGCTCCGCCAACTTGTCCAGGTTCTGCACGAATTCCGGGTCCGCCCCATCTAAAACCCCGTCCGGGCGGAAAGTCGGCACTACGCGCCCGCCCCAACCGCTTGTGCGGACAATCTGATGCTCCGCGAGATCGTCGAGAGCGGAATCAGTGGTGGCCAGAACCTCGATTCCGAACCTGTCGAACAAGGCCCTCGGGCGAAATTCAGGTTGCGCCAGTTTTCCCGAAATCTCGTCATAGATCAGGTCGGCCGTACACGAGGACAAATCCTCAGACACGCCAAACGTTTCATTCAGCACGTGGTTCATCCAAATCCGGGATGGCGTCCCCAGAAACAGATGCCAATGCTCGGCAAAGGTGCGAAACACGGCGCGAGGATCCTTCTTTCGGCCCTCTTCGCCAACGCCAAGTTCGGACAATGGAACGCCTTGCGAATAGAGCATACGGAACACGTAGTGGTCCGGAACCACCAGCAGCTCTGCCGGGTTGGGAAACGGCGCATCGGTTGCAAACCACCCCGGATCGCAGTGACCATGCGGAGACACGATCGGCAGGTCCTTGATACCGAGGTACAGGTCTTCTGCCATCCCTTTCAAACCACCAGTCAATTCCGCCTCCGATACAGTTGCCCGCAATTGTTAACACAGTTTTTAATGGTTGCATCTTTCCCGTTCGAACCCGCAGACTGACCGTGTGATCCGGGGGAATGAATGAATATTGCGCTGATTGGTTTGGGGATGGTTTCTGGCACGCATGTCGCCGCCATTCGGGCATCGGATCAAGGCCTCAGTCTTGCCGGAGTCCTCGGGCGCAATCCTGACAAGGCAGCTGAGTTCGCGCGGCGAAACGATACCCGCGCATTCAGCTCGGTCGAGGAAATCGCAAACGACCCAAACGTCGACTTTGCGATCATCGCAACTCCGCCCGATCAGCGCACAAAGTTGGTGCGGGTTCTTTCGACCGCTTCGAAACCGATCCTGATGGAAAAGCCCATCGAAAGAACGCTGGACGCCGCGACAGCCATCGTCGATCGGTGTGAGGCGTCAGGCGTGCCGCTGGGCATCGTCTTTCAACACCGCGCCCGCGCCGCCTCGCAAGCCCTGAAATCGGCAGTTGAACAAGGTGAGCTGGGCGCGATCGCAACGGTGGAGATCCGTGTCCCCTGGTGGCGCGATCAGAGTTACTATGACGAGCCTGGTCGCGGAACTTATGCACGCGACG contains:
- the uxaC gene encoding glucuronate isomerase, which codes for MAEDLYLGIKDLPIVSPHGHCDPGWFATDAPFPNPAELLVVPDHYVFRMLYSQGVPLSELGVGEEGRKKDPRAVFRTFAEHWHLFLGTPSRIWMNHVLNETFGVSEDLSSCTADLIYDEISGKLAQPEFRPRALFDRFGIEVLATTDSALDDLAEHQIVRTSGWGGRVVPTFRPDGVLDGADPEFVQNLDKLAELTGCDLGSYDGYLNALRMRRAHFIQLGCTATDHGIERVQTEWLGDADALYQRLRRREGTEQDARRFYGHMLIEMAQMSVDDGLTMQIHAGSKRNTNHAVMREFGRDKGADIPIAMDWVTGLEALLNRVGNTADLRVILFTLDEGSYARELAPMAGHWPCLRIGPPWWFHDSPAGIARYFDQVVETAGYYNLAGFNDDTRAFLSIPARHDLWRRGVALHLVEQVARGYFGRDSAEHLARLLAVDLAKQAYGLQS
- a CDS encoding Gfo/Idh/MocA family protein gives rise to the protein MNIALIGLGMVSGTHVAAIRASDQGLSLAGVLGRNPDKAAEFARRNDTRAFSSVEEIANDPNVDFAIIATPPDQRTKLVRVLSTASKPILMEKPIERTLDAATAIVDRCEASGVPLGIVFQHRARAASQALKSAVEQGELGAIATVEIRVPWWRDQSYYDEPGRGTYARDGGGVMISQAIHTLDLAMWLLGPISDIQAVMRKTPLHDLEAEDWAGAVFEMKNGAVGTLMATTAEFPGAAESITIQGTRAKAYLESGVLTLTTFNGRKSTVGETAATGGGADPMAFTHAWHQAVIEDFAKAVAGEGQPMATGRSALLTHAVIDAMQIANRTGQKTRVAS